Proteins found in one Rhodovulum sp. MB263 genomic segment:
- a CDS encoding helix-turn-helix transcriptional regulator, with translation MDEMQARDMLRHAESASSFLKALSHEGRLMILCHLSTGEKSVTELEMLLSSRQAAVSQQLARLRLEGLVSYRREGKAIYYSLADEKARRLLELMHDMFCNATAPAQASAARPGD, from the coding sequence ATGGATGAAATGCAGGCCCGGGACATGCTCCGGCATGCCGAGAGCGCCTCGAGCTTTCTAAAGGCGCTGTCGCATGAGGGACGGCTGATGATCCTGTGTCATCTCTCGACCGGCGAGAAATCGGTGACAGAGCTCGAGATGCTTTTGTCCTCGCGTCAGGCCGCGGTCAGCCAGCAGCTGGCCCGGCTGCGGCTCGAGGGGCTGGTCTCCTACCGGCGCGAGGGCAAGGCGATCTATTATTCGCTGGCCGACGAGAAGGCCCGCCGTCTGCTTGAACTGATGCATGACATGTTCTGCAATGCCACGGCGCCGGCGCAAGCCTCGGCCGCGCGCCCGGGGGACTAG
- a CDS encoding YeeE/YedE family protein, translating to METIPPGAIAALIGLVTGCVLGLAARLGDFCTLGAIETAIWGADQRRLRMWGVILGVAIATTALLAAAGQIDTGATIYHTIRWNPAASILGGLTFGYGMALAGNCGFGALARFGGGDLRSLVIVVVISIFGFVTLSGPLAPLRDLAFPQQPSDGPQSLALTGAALTGLPPLALALGLAALALGWGLWHRPLRAEPHRIGWAVAAGLAVSAALWGTSALHEATLGAVDVEGHTFTAPLGRTLMWMMTSSAGGLSFSVGSVLGVLGGAWLGSRRRRSFRWEACEDPRELGRQVGGAALMGIGGVLALGCTIGQGLTAFATLAWSAPVTLAAIAAGAIFGLRQLIAGYQPD from the coding sequence ATGGAGACGATACCGCCAGGGGCCATTGCCGCGCTGATCGGCCTCGTGACCGGCTGCGTGCTGGGGCTGGCCGCCCGGCTGGGCGATTTCTGCACGCTCGGCGCGATCGAGACCGCGATCTGGGGCGCCGATCAGCGGCGGCTCAGGATGTGGGGGGTGATCCTCGGGGTCGCCATCGCCACCACCGCGCTGCTGGCGGCGGCAGGCCAGATCGATACCGGCGCCACGATCTATCACACGATCCGCTGGAACCCGGCTGCCAGCATTCTGGGCGGGCTGACCTTCGGCTATGGCATGGCGCTTGCCGGCAATTGCGGCTTCGGCGCGCTGGCGCGTTTCGGCGGCGGCGATCTGCGCTCGCTGGTCATCGTCGTCGTGATCTCGATCTTCGGCTTCGTCACCCTGTCGGGCCCGCTGGCGCCCCTGCGCGATCTGGCCTTCCCGCAACAGCCCTCGGACGGGCCGCAAAGCCTTGCGCTGACGGGGGCGGCCCTGACCGGGCTGCCACCGCTGGCGCTGGCGCTGGGGCTGGCGGCGCTGGCGCTGGGCTGGGGCCTCTGGCACCGGCCGCTCCGGGCCGAGCCGCACCGCATCGGCTGGGCGGTCGCGGCCGGGCTGGCGGTGAGTGCCGCGCTCTGGGGGACATCGGCGCTGCATGAGGCCACGCTGGGCGCAGTCGATGTCGAGGGCCACACCTTCACCGCCCCGCTCGGCCGGACGCTGATGTGGATGATGACCTCCTCGGCGGGCGGGCTCTCCTTCTCGGTGGGCTCGGTGCTGGGGGTGCTGGGCGGCGCCTGGCTCGGCTCGCGGCGGCGCCGGTCGTTCCGCTGGGAAGCCTGCGAGGACCCGCGCGAGCTGGGCCGGCAGGTCGGCGGGGCCGCGCTGATGGGGATCGGCGGCGTTCTCGCGCTTGGCTGCACCATCGGTCAGGGGCTGACCGCCTTCGCCACGCTGGCCTGGTCGGCGCCGGTGACGCTGGCCGCCATCGCCGCGGGCGCGATCTTCGGGCTGCGCCAGTTGATCGCCGGGTACCAGCCCGATTGA
- a CDS encoding DUF1624 domain-containing protein, with protein MSEARRSPGRIVALDLARSAALLGMVVFHFSYDLELFGHLPPGTVVTGGFRLLSVGVASAFLALAGVSLHLAHGRGLRPRAFLRRLLRILAAAALVSLGTWAVFPASFVYFGILHAIAAASLLGLLLVRLPPLVPAAFALGMLSMPRPGPLPDRGWLDWTGLTATPRPSVDFEPLFPWAAAFLAGMALAGFAGRAGLWHRLSGPPGRLSALLAWPGRHSLAIYLLHQPVLIALLWAATRFAPF; from the coding sequence TTGAGCGAGGCCCGCCGCAGCCCGGGCCGGATCGTCGCCCTCGACCTTGCCCGGAGCGCCGCGCTTCTCGGCATGGTCGTCTTCCATTTCAGCTACGATCTCGAGCTGTTCGGCCATCTGCCGCCGGGCACCGTCGTCACCGGCGGCTTCCGGCTGCTGTCGGTCGGCGTGGCCTCGGCCTTCCTGGCCCTGGCCGGGGTCAGCCTGCATCTGGCCCATGGCCGGGGGCTGCGCCCGCGCGCCTTCCTGCGCCGCCTGCTGCGCATCCTGGCTGCGGCCGCGCTGGTGAGCCTCGGCACCTGGGCGGTCTTTCCGGCCTCCTTCGTCTATTTCGGCATCCTGCATGCCATTGCCGCCGCAAGCCTGCTGGGGCTCTTGCTGGTCAGGCTGCCGCCGCTCGTTCCGGCCGCATTCGCGCTCGGCATGCTCTCGATGCCCCGCCCCGGCCCCCTGCCCGACCGCGGCTGGCTCGACTGGACCGGGCTGACCGCGACCCCGCGCCCGAGCGTCGATTTCGAGCCGCTCTTTCCCTGGGCCGCCGCATTCCTGGCCGGGATGGCGCTGGCCGGGTTTGCAGGCCGGGCCGGGCTCTGGCACCGGCTGTCCGGCCCGCCCGGGCGGCTGAGCGCCCTGCTGGCCTGGCCCGGACGGCACAGTCTCGCCATCTATCTGCTGCATCAGCCGGTGCTGATCGCGCTGCTCTGGGCCGCGACCCGCTTCGCGCCATTCTGA